The DNA window CGGGCTTCCTCACCTTCGCGTCGTCCAACACCGATAACTCCGACAGCGCCCTGCTGTACTTGACGGTGCCGGCCGACACCGATTTCGAGGCGACCGTGAAAATGGTGGACGGCAACTGGGTTCCGTACGCCATGGGCTTCGTGAACTGGCACAGCGCCGGGCTGACCGCCGCCCTGGACGTGGACAACTGGGTGGCCAATTACTACTTCAGCCATCCGGAATGGATCGCGACGTTTATCGGTCGGTCCATCGATGACGGCGTCGAGAACAACCTGAATACCAACACGGGCGACCCAACCAAGAACATCGACGACTACCCGTACACGAAACTCGCGCGGGAGGGCAACGATTTCATCCGCTACTATAGCCCCGACGGTGCAACCTGGACGGAGTATTCCAGGCATACTCGCGACGACCTGGCCGGCGTCTACCTGGAAGTCGGTCTGCGCCACGCCATGTACTCGAGCAATACGGCCAGCGCCATCTTTGACGACTTCATGATCAACATCGTCCCCGAGCCGGCGACTCTTGCTCTGCTGGGCCTGGGCGGCATCGCCATGCTGATCCGCAGGAAGAAGAGGTAGCAGGCCGCACAACGCTGCTTTTTCGAGACCCCCGCGCCTGAGGCGCGGGGGTCTGTCTTTTCCCCTCGCTAAAGGTCGCCACGTCGCCACGCCTGCGCAGCATCCTGCGGACTACCGCCCCGCACCCGGTCACCCCTGGCGCAAGTCCTTCAAGCGGACATTTTCGCTTTGCTACGACATTGAGGAAATATTACGTTGACAGGGTCGAGTTCGCCGCGTAGACCTCCGGGTGGTGGACAGGGTTGAGTTCCAGGCGGATGGGTTGGCGCTGTGGGGCGGACATCTCCATGGCGGCAATCGCGTGAGCCCCTCAGACCGACCGACGGGCGCGGAGTTGATGGGCCTGCCCCGCACGATGGAGGAAGTCTCCGGAGGGAACACTTGCATGATGATGCGAATGATCCGACCCTTCAGCCGCCTGTTGGCGGCCGTTACGGTGAGCGTTTTCTGCGCCGGCGCCCTGGGGGCCGACGCCTCGGTCTCCGCCGATGCCCGGCCGGGGGCGAACCTGGCCGACGTGGCCGCCGCCTCGACCTCCTTCGTCTCCGGCTCCGAGACCCTCAGGGCCCTCAACGACGGCTTCCCCCCTGGCAACTCGGGTGACAAGAGCCGCGGGGCCTACGGCAACTGGCCTCAAAGCGGAACGCAGTGGGTGCAGTATGAGTGGAGCCAGCCCATCAAGACCAACAGGATGGACGTGTACTGGTTCGACGACCAGCGCGGGGTGCGGCTGCCGGCCGCGTGCCGGCTGAAGTACTGGGACGGCAGTTCCTTCGTTACGGTGACCGGCGCGAGCGGCCTCGGCCTGGCCGCCAGCACGTTTAACACCACAACCTTTCCGGAGATCGGCACGACGCGTCTCCGGCTGGAGTTTGACGGCCAGGAGAAGTTCTCCACGGGCATTCTGGAGTGGAGGGTTTACGACAGCGGAGGCTCGCCTAATTTCGCTCCTACGGTGAACGCCGGGGTGGACCGGGTGGTCGTGCTGCCCGGGCAGACATACCTTGAGGGAACGGTGAGGGACGACGGCAAGCCGAAGGCCGCCCCGGCCGTTCGCTGGAGCCAGGACTCCGGCCCTGGCACCGTGACCTTCGGCGACGCGACGGCGGCGTCGACGACAGCCCGGTTTTCCGCAGCGGGCAACTATGTCCTGAGGCTGACCGCGGATGACGGGGAACGGAGCGTGTCGGCTACGCTCGAGGTCCCGGTGGATCCGCCGCCGCCCGCGGTTCCGCTGGACGCGGTGGCGACCACGGGTTATTCCCTCACCAGCCCCCTCTGGCGCAGCCGGGCCAAGGCGCTCATCGTCAACTGGATTCCGCACTGCGTGCGAAAGATCGACGACCCCGAGACCAGTTCGGGGGGCATCGAGAACTTCGTTCAGGCCGGCCGAAAACTGGCCGGTCAGCCTGCCAGGCACGTGGGCGCGGTTTTCGCCAACACAGCGGTCTATAACACGCTGGAATCCATGTGCATCGCCCTCGTGGTCGACGCGCAGGGCGACGAGGAGATCCTCCAGGCGCAGGCCGCCCTCCGCAAGACGCTGGAGGACTGGATTCCCAAGATCCTCAGCGCCCAGGAGAGCGACGGCTACCTCCACACCCAGTACACCATCCAGGGCCAACGGCGCTGGAGCAACAAGCACGACCACGAAGGCTATCAGGCCGGCTACTTCATGGGAGCGGCGATGGCGCACTACGTGATGACCGGCGGCAAGGACGCCAGGCTGTACGAAGCCGCCAAACGC is part of the Planctomycetota bacterium genome and encodes:
- a CDS encoding PEP-CTERM sorting domain-containing protein, with product MASGSVLCGSFRSVVFVLASAGLAGTIYGDDFNTPQDYTASLAGTIWEGLKLTGGGGGGGSIVACETTSNPGFLTFASSNTDNSDSALLYLTVPADTDFEATVKMVDGNWVPYAMGFVNWHSAGLTAALDVDNWVANYYFSHPEWIATFIGRSIDDGVENNLNTNTGDPTKNIDDYPYTKLAREGNDFIRYYSPDGATWTEYSRHTRDDLAGVYLEVGLRHAMYSSNTASAIFDDFMINIVPEPATLALLGLGGIAMLIRRKKR
- a CDS encoding glycoside hydrolase family 127 protein, giving the protein MMMRMIRPFSRLLAAVTVSVFCAGALGADASVSADARPGANLADVAAASTSFVSGSETLRALNDGFPPGNSGDKSRGAYGNWPQSGTQWVQYEWSQPIKTNRMDVYWFDDQRGVRLPAACRLKYWDGSSFVTVTGASGLGLAASTFNTTTFPEIGTTRLRLEFDGQEKFSTGILEWRVYDSGGSPNFAPTVNAGVDRVVVLPGQTYLEGTVRDDGKPKAAPAVRWSQDSGPGTVTFGDATAASTTARFSAAGNYVLRLTADDGERSVSATLEVPVDPPPPAVPLDAVATTGYSLTSPLWRSRAKALIVNWIPHCVRKIDDPETSSGGIENFVQAGRKLAGQPARHVGAVFANTAVYNTLESMCIALVVDAQGDEEILQAQAALRKTLEDWIPKILSAQESDGYLHTQYTIQGQRRWSNKHDHEGYQAGYFMGAAMAHYVMTGGKDARLYEAAKRLADCWCDNIGPAPKKAWYEGHQELEQTLVRFARFVEAREGAGKGRKYVDLAKFLLDSRRNGDEYDQSHLPVTRQYEAVGHSVRAVYSYSGMADVAMETGDADYHSAVKSLWNNIVNRKYYVTGGVGSGESSEGFGKDYSLPNNAYCESCAGCGELFFQHKMNRAYQETKYADLYEETLYNAILGSVDLEGKNFFYTNALDSGGQRYPWHVCPCCVGNIPRTLLSLPTWMYSRSADSLYVNLFIGSTVTVDNVASTRVTLVQATDYPWSGNVAITVNPGEPRRFSVRIRVPNRNVSTLYTASPACDGIVSLAVNGTAVTPAVEQGYAVLTREWKAGDRIDLVLPMKVQRIKGISRIAATAGRVALRYGPLIYNIESVDQDVNSVLGPASELATEWKGDLLGGVLVIKGTFSDGKPLTAIPNYARLNRGGRSIVWIKDQ